One bacterium genomic window carries:
- the der gene encoding ribosome biogenesis GTPase Der — protein MRAGTPLTNRPDTRRLPVIAIVGRPNVGKSTLFNRMVGRRIAVVEDTPGVTRDRLYAEAEWRGIQYSVVDTGGVLVQNEDPLIEQVRVQAQVAIEEADVILFVTDVVEGVTPADQELADLLRGSGKPIIVLPNKADNDKLWDEASEFYALNIGDVMPISSVHGSGIGDVLDKATILLPRAKSDEAEEEGIKLAIIGRPNVGKSSLINAITGETRVIVSDIPGTTRDPIDTFIEWDNHPITLIDTAGLRRPGKVQGSIEFYITLRAQRALDRADVAMVVIDGSEGLTDGDKRAARYAHERGRAMVWVVNKWDLVEPPDGNPHQRSDLKIEFAQKIADQMPSTAYASVAFVSALKHTGLDPMLDTAIEAADNHAFRISTGQLNRIIRDAVFERPPTYKGDPLKVYYATMPSTRPPTILLFVNNRERLHFSYNRYLENCIRREFPLSGTPLILKTKLSGGHERNEKKGKR, from the coding sequence ATGCGTGCCGGAACTCCCCTAACCAATCGCCCTGATACCCGCAGATTGCCTGTAATTGCGATTGTGGGGCGACCAAACGTGGGTAAATCCACCCTTTTTAACCGAATGGTCGGACGGCGGATTGCCGTTGTTGAGGATACTCCCGGAGTGACTCGCGATCGGCTTTATGCTGAGGCGGAATGGCGGGGTATTCAATACAGCGTCGTCGACACCGGAGGGGTTTTAGTTCAAAACGAAGACCCTCTAATCGAACAGGTTCGCGTCCAGGCACAGGTGGCAATAGAAGAAGCGGATGTAATCCTGTTTGTAACAGACGTAGTTGAAGGGGTCACACCTGCTGATCAGGAATTGGCCGATTTGCTCCGTGGTTCGGGTAAGCCCATCATAGTTCTTCCTAACAAAGCGGATAACGATAAGCTTTGGGATGAGGCGAGCGAATTTTATGCTCTTAACATTGGCGATGTAATGCCGATATCCTCAGTGCATGGTAGTGGTATTGGAGATGTGCTTGATAAGGCAACCATTCTACTTCCTCGAGCAAAAAGCGATGAGGCAGAAGAAGAGGGTATTAAACTTGCCATTATTGGTAGGCCAAACGTCGGCAAGTCTTCCCTCATAAACGCCATCACCGGTGAAACTCGCGTAATTGTTTCAGATATCCCCGGCACAACTCGCGATCCGATCGATACCTTCATCGAATGGGATAACCATCCCATCACGTTGATCGATACGGCAGGGTTGCGTCGACCAGGTAAGGTGCAGGGTTCAATTGAATTTTATATTACCCTTAGAGCTCAACGAGCGCTCGATCGCGCCGATGTCGCGATGGTGGTTATCGATGGCAGCGAAGGACTAACCGATGGCGACAAACGCGCTGCACGTTATGCTCATGAGCGTGGGCGAGCAATGGTCTGGGTGGTCAACAAATGGGACCTCGTTGAACCGCCTGACGGCAATCCCCACCAACGCAGCGATTTGAAAATTGAATTTGCCCAGAAGATCGCCGACCAGATGCCAAGCACCGCCTATGCGTCTGTGGCTTTTGTGTCGGCCTTAAAACACACAGGATTAGACCCAATGCTCGATACCGCCATAGAAGCGGCAGATAATCACGCATTCCGAATCAGCACCGGCCAGCTTAATCGTATCATCCGAGACGCGGTTTTCGAGCGTCCGCCGACATATAAAGGTGACCCTCTGAAGGTCTACTACGCAACGATGCCTTCAACCCGTCCGCCAACGATACTTCTCTTCGTCAACAATCGAGAACGGCTGCATTTTAGCTATAATCGATATTTAGAGAATTGCATTCGCCGAGAATTCCCTCTTTCCGGCACCCCTCTTATCCTTAAGACCAAACTTTCCGGCGGTCATGAGCGAAATGAAAAGAAGGGTAAAAGATAA